A stretch of the Nothobranchius furzeri strain GRZ-AD chromosome 5, NfurGRZ-RIMD1, whole genome shotgun sequence genome encodes the following:
- the vars1 gene encoding valine--tRNA ligase — MATLYVSPHPDDFRSLLALIAAEFCPSSRPQITTEDPPASLSLRSRPALVLAPGQGDSVLSGSAAVAWYLSFQGKKAGLDPKQQSQVWQWLSFADNELTPVSCAVVFPLMGVMGVDKKVQQSSRAELMRVLKVLDQALAPRTFLVGESITLADMAVATAVLLPFRYALEPSDRKTVTNVTRWFTTCVNQPQFLKVLGGITLCEKVGPVALKANAAGNSKAANAGPAVDSTAANGPPKTEAQLKKEAKKKEKLEKFQQKKEMEAKKKTQPPAEKKTKPEKKELGVFTYNILTPAGDKKDVVSPLPDSYSPQYVEAAWYTWWEKQGFFKPEYGRKSIGEQNPRGMFMMCIPPPNVTGSLHLGHALTNAIQDCLTRWHRMRGETTLWNPGCDHAGIATQVVVEKKLMRERGLSRHDLGREKFIEEVWKWKNEKGDRIYHQLKKLGSSLDWDRACFTMDPKLSYAVQEAFIRMHDEGVIYRSKRLVNWSCTLNSAISDIEVDKKELTGRTLLPVPGYKEKVEFGVLVSFAYKVDASEEEVVVATTRIETMLGDTAVAVHPADPRYQHLKGKTVLHPFCDRKMPIVFDEFVDMNFGTGAVKITPAHDHNDYEVGERHNLTFINILDENGLLINVPPPFLGMKRFEARKAVLQALKDRGQFKEIKDNPMVVPVCSRSKDIVEPLLKPQWYVNCSEMGKQAADVVREGKLKIIPDHHLKTWFNWMDNIRDWCISRQLWWGHRIPAYFITVGDPSVKPGEDTDGHYWVSGRSEEEAREKAARRFNVSVDKISLRQDEDVLDTWFSSGIFPFSIFGWPNETEDLKVFYPGTLLETGHDILFFWVARMVMMGLKLTGKLPFKEVYLHAVVRDAHGRKMSKSLGNVIDPLDVITGISLEGLHAQLTDSNLDALEVERAKQGQKADYPNGIPECGTDALRFALCAYTSQGRDINLDVNRILGYRHFCNKLWNAVKFAMKTLGDDFAPLEKAQLCGEESVSDRWILSRLSAAVALCDAGFKAYDFPTITTAIYNFWLYELCDVYLESVKPVFIKAEEDGVGQRQARVCRQTLYTCLDGGLRLLSPVMPFVAEELYQRLPRRQPQTDPPSISVTSYPDTKEFCWNSEEVDRDMEFIMTVVRTIRSLRADYNLTKTRADCYLQCLDAATVSLVQKYALQIQTLSYCQAVAPLTASQPVPEGCAVAIASDRCTVNLMLKGLIDVEKEVTKLMTKKGDLEKQMEKLRERMVKSDYKEKVPVKVQEQDTEKLRQSQTELEKVKEAIENFRKMS; from the exons ATGGCCACTCTCTACGTGTCCCCTCACCCTGATGACTTCAGGAGTCTCCTGGCTCTCATCGCTGCAGAGTTTTGTCCGTCCTCTCGCCCACAGATCACCACAGAGGACCCACCTGCATCCCTGAGCCTTCGCTCCAGACCAGCCTTGGTGCTGGCTCCTGGGCAGGGTGACTCAGTCCTGAGTGGGTCCGCTGCTGTGGCTTGGTACTTGTCTTTTCAGGGGAAGAAAGCAGGTTTGGATCCAAAGCAGCAGAGTCAAGTGTGGCAGTGGCTCAGCTTTGCAGACAATGAGCTCACCCCTGTGTCTTGTGCGGTGGTCTTCCCTCTGATGGGAGTCATGGGAGTGGATAAAAAG GTCCAACAGAGCTCCAGAGCAGAACTCATGAGAGTTCTGAAAGTTCTAGATCAGGCTTTGGCACCAAGAACTTTCTTAGTGGGAGAAAGCATCACCCTGGCTGACATGGCTGTAGCTACAGCTGTTCTGCTGCCCTTCAGATAT GCATTGGAGCCTTCGGACAGAAAAACGGTGACCAATGTTACCAGATGGTTTACGACCTGCGTGAATCAGCCCCAGTTCCTGAAGGTGCTGGGGGGGATCACACTCTGTGAGAAGGTGGGACCAGTCGCACTCAAAGCAAACGCTGCTGGAAACTCAAAAGCTGCAAATGCCGGTCCAGCTGTGGACAGCACCGCAGCCAACG GCCCGCCGAAGACTGAAGCGCAGCTGAAAAAGGaagcaaagaagaaagaaaagctgGAAAAGTTCCAACAGAAGAAGGAAATGGAGGCAAAGAAAAAGACACAACCTCCAGCAGAG AAAAAAACCAAACCTGAGAAGAAGGAGCTCGGAGTGTTTACCTACAACATTCTCACCCCTGCTGGAGATAAAAAAG ATGTCGTCAGTCCACTTCCTGACTCTTACAGTCCTCAGTATGTGGAGGCGGCGTGGTACACGTGGTGGGAGAAGCAGGGATTTTTCAAGCCCGAGTATGGT AGGAAGAGTATCGGAGAGCAAAACCCTCGTGGCATGTTCATGATGTGCATCCCACCTCCTAACGTGACAGGATCCCTTCACCTGGGTCACGCTCTGACTAACGCCATCCAGGACTGTCTCACCAGATG GCACAGGATGAGAGGGGAGACCACCCTGTGGAACCCGGGCTGCGACCACGCCGGCATCGCCACCCAGGTGGTGGTGGAGAAGAAGCTGATGAGAGAGAGAGGTCTGAGCCGTCACGATCTGGGCAGGGAGAAGTTCATCGAGGAGGTCTGGAAATGGAAGAACGA GAAGGGAGATCGTATCTACCACCAGCTGAAGAAACTGGGATCTTCTCTGGACTGGGACAGAGCTTGCTTCACTATGGATCCT AAACTGTCCTATGCAGTCCAGGAGGCCTTCATCCGGATGCACGACGAAGGAGTGATTTACCGGAGCAAGAGGCTGGTCAACTGGTCCTGCACACTAAACTCAGCCATCTCTGACATAGAG GTGGATAAAAAAGAGCTGACGGGCAGAACTCTGCTGCCCGTGCCTGGATACAAGGAGAAGGTGGAGTTCGGGGTCTTGGTGTCTTTTGCTTACAAGGTGGATGCTTCAG AGGAGGAGGTGGTTGTCGCTACTACCCGTATTGAGACGATGCTGGGGGACACGGCCGTAGCCGTCCACCCGGCTGACCCCAGATATCAGCATCTGAAGGGTAAAACGGTGCTGCATCCCTTCTGTGACCGGAAGATGCCGATAGTTTTTGACGAGTTTGTGGACATGAACTTTGGAACGG GTGCTGTCAAGATCACCCCAGCCCACGACCATAACGACTACGAGGTCGGAGAGAGACACAATCTGACCTTCATCAACATCCTGGATGAGAATGGACTGCTTATTAACGTTCCTCCTCCCTTCCTG GGCATGAAACGATTCGAGGCCAGAAAAGCAGTCCTTCAAGCACTCAAGGACAGAGGCCAGTTCAAGGAGATCAAAGACAACCCCATGGTTGTCccagtttgcag TCGTTCCAAGGACATTGTGGAGCCGCTGCTGAAGCCACAGTGGTACGTGAACTGCTCCGAAATGGGTAAGCAGGCCGCAGATGTCGTCAGAGAGGGCAAGCTCAAAATCATCCCCGACCACCACCTCAAGACGTGGTTCAACTGGATGGACAACATCAG AGACTGGTGCATCTCTCGCCAGCTGTGGTGGGGTCACCGTATTCCTGCTTACTTCATCACCGTCGGCGATCCTTCTGTGAAACCCGGCGAG GACACGGATGGTCATTACTGGGTGAGCGGGagatcagaggaggaggccagaGAAAAAGCTGCGAGACGCTTTAACGTGTCTGTGGACAAAATTTCCCTCAGACAGG ACGAGGATGTTCTGGACACCTGGTTCTCATCTGGCATTTTCCCCTTCTCCATTTTCGGATGGCCTAATGAG ACCGAGGACCTGAAGGTGTTCTACCCTGGCACCCTGCTGGAGACGGGTCATGACATCTTGTTCTTCTGGGTGGCACGGATGGTgatgatgggtctgaagctgacgGGCAAGCTGCCCTTCAAAGAG GTGTATCTGCACGCGGTGGTTCGGGATGCTCACGGAAGAAAAATGAGCAAGTCTCTAGGCAACGTCATCGACCCGCTCGATGTCATTACAGGGATCTCCCTGGAG GGTCTTCATGCTCAGCTGACAGACAGCAACTTGGACGCTCTGGAGGTGGAGAGGGCAAAGCAGGGCCAAAAGGCCGACTATCCAAATGGCATCCCAGAGTGTGGGACGGATGCTCTCCGGTTTGCATTGTGCGCCTACACCAGCCAAG GAAGGGACATCAACCTGGATGTCAACCGGATTCTGGGTTACCGTCACTTCTGCAACAAACTGTGGAACGCTGTGAAGTTTGCGATGAAGACCCTGGGAGATGACTTTGCACCGTTGGAAAAGGCTCAG CTGTGCGGTGAGGAGAGCGTGTCAGATCGGTGGATCCTGTCCAGGCTGAGCGCCGCCGTCGCCCTCTGTGACGCCGGCTTCAAGGCCTACGATTTTCCAACCATCACCACCGCCATCTACAACTTCTGGCTCTACGAGCTCTGCGACGTCTACCTG GAAAGCGTGAAACCGGTGTTTATCAAAGCGGAAGAGGACGGCGTTGGTCAGAGGCAGGCCCGGGTGTGCAGACAGACGCTCTACACCTGTTTGGACGGCGGATTGCGCCTTCTGTCTCCCGTGATGCCCTTCGTCGCTGAAGAGCTCTACCAGCGGTTGCCACGGCGACAACCTCAAACAGATCCGCCCAGCATCTCCGTCACATCTTACCCCGACACCAAGGAG TTTTGCTGGAACAGTGAGGAAGTTGACCGCGACATGGAGTTCATAATGACGGTGGTCAGGACGATCCGGTCGCTTAGAGCCGACTACAACCTGACAAAGACGCGAGCCGACT GCTACCTTCAGTGCCTAGACGCTGCAACCGTGTCGCTGGTGCAGAAGTACGCTCTGCAGATCCAGACTTTGTCTTACTGTCAGGCCGTCGCTCCGCTGACAGCCAGTCAGCCGGTCCCAGAAGGCTGCGCTGTGGCTATTGCCTCTGACAGATGCACTGTCAACCTCATGCTCAAG GGACTCATTGatgtggagaaggaagtgactaaGCTGATGACAAAGAAAGGTGACTTGGAGAAACAGATGGAGAAGCTGAGAGAAAGGATGGTTAAGAGCGACTACAAGGAGAAGGTGCCGGTGAAGGTGCAGGAGCAGGATACAGAGAAG CTACGGCAGAGTCAGACAGAGCTGGAGAAAGTGAAAGAAGCCATAGAAAACTTCAGGAAGATGAGCTAA